In Arthrobacter sp. B3I9, the following are encoded in one genomic region:
- a CDS encoding DEAD/DEAH box helicase yields MTTFAALGTPKALADTLTAQGIETPFPIQVKTLPDTLAGRDVLGRGRTGSGKTIAFAIPLVARLAEREAKHFRKPGRPMGLVLAPTRELATQINATIEPMAKAMGLNTTVIYGGISQARQEKALRAGVDIVIACPGRLEDLIRQRILTLEAVEITVLDEADHMADLGFLPVVKKLMDMTPSQGQRLLFSATLDNGVDKIVQRYLSNPLTHSVDDPQAAVTTMEHHVLVVNDQTVKKQLIVELASGAGRRVLFMRTKHHARKLAKTLTDAGIPAVDLHGNLSQNARDRNLAEFSSGDVRVLVATDVAARGVHVDDVELVIHVDPPTEHKAYLHRSGRTARAGSDGTVVTLTLPEQQSDVKKLMKAAGVEVNFERVTANSPLVAELVGEMADKIDPRTRAALLAAKSNQGGGTSTGANAERKRARRQASPTAGGRGGRGGRGRVGAEAPRTDLPRSERRAVAYEGQAAARNAADRVAEQNQDRADAERAARRNARGRTTAYAHHNDVPAAGGRASAGRGSDGRTDSRITRSDAPRGGTGRPASSGGQRGGRPATGQRAAAGAGAGSRSGGGQRSAGAGAASGGNKAVWSSNTGGTSGGSYSGGGNGRSGEGRPARSGPRRASAPASNERRSR; encoded by the coding sequence ATGACTACTTTTGCTGCCCTCGGCACGCCCAAGGCCCTCGCCGACACCCTCACCGCCCAGGGGATCGAAACCCCGTTCCCCATCCAGGTCAAGACCCTTCCGGACACACTGGCAGGACGCGACGTCCTGGGCCGTGGCCGCACCGGCTCGGGCAAGACGATCGCTTTCGCCATCCCGCTTGTGGCACGACTCGCCGAGCGGGAAGCCAAGCACTTCCGCAAGCCCGGCCGCCCCATGGGCCTGGTCCTCGCCCCCACCCGCGAACTCGCCACGCAGATCAACGCCACCATTGAGCCGATGGCCAAGGCCATGGGGCTGAACACCACCGTGATTTACGGCGGCATCTCGCAGGCGCGCCAGGAAAAGGCCCTGCGCGCCGGCGTCGACATCGTCATCGCCTGCCCGGGCCGCCTGGAGGACCTGATCCGCCAGCGCATCCTGACCCTCGAAGCCGTCGAGATCACCGTCCTGGATGAGGCCGACCACATGGCCGACCTCGGCTTCCTGCCTGTGGTCAAGAAGCTCATGGACATGACCCCCAGCCAGGGCCAGCGCCTGCTGTTCTCCGCCACCCTGGACAACGGCGTGGACAAGATCGTCCAGCGCTACCTGTCCAACCCGCTGACGCACTCCGTTGATGATCCGCAGGCCGCGGTGACCACCATGGAGCACCACGTGCTCGTGGTCAACGACCAGACCGTCAAGAAGCAGCTGATCGTCGAGCTTGCATCCGGTGCCGGCCGCCGCGTGCTCTTCATGCGCACCAAGCACCACGCCCGCAAGCTGGCAAAGACCCTCACCGATGCGGGGATTCCCGCCGTCGACCTGCACGGCAACCTCTCGCAGAACGCCCGTGACCGCAACCTGGCCGAGTTCTCCTCCGGTGACGTCCGCGTCCTGGTGGCCACCGACGTCGCGGCCCGCGGCGTCCACGTCGACGACGTCGAACTGGTCATCCACGTGGATCCGCCCACGGAGCACAAGGCATACCTGCACCGCTCGGGCCGTACCGCCCGTGCCGGCTCCGACGGCACCGTGGTCACGCTGACCCTGCCGGAGCAGCAGTCCGACGTCAAGAAGCTGATGAAGGCTGCCGGCGTCGAGGTCAACTTCGAGCGTGTCACCGCGAACTCCCCGCTGGTAGCCGAACTGGTCGGTGAAATGGCCGACAAGATCGATCCGCGCACCCGCGCCGCGCTGCTGGCGGCCAAGTCCAACCAGGGCGGCGGCACTTCCACCGGAGCCAACGCCGAGCGCAAGCGCGCCCGTCGCCAGGCCTCTCCCACCGCGGGTGGCCGTGGCGGCCGAGGCGGACGCGGACGTGTTGGAGCCGAGGCTCCCCGCACGGACCTGCCCCGTTCCGAGCGCCGCGCCGTGGCCTACGAAGGCCAGGCCGCAGCCCGCAACGCGGCAGACCGCGTCGCGGAGCAGAACCAGGACCGTGCCGACGCCGAGCGCGCTGCACGCCGCAACGCCCGCGGACGGACCACGGCCTACGCGCACCACAACGATGTTCCGGCCGCAGGCGGCCGCGCATCGGCCGGCCGCGGCTCGGATGGACGCACAGACTCACGCATTACCCGCAGCGACGCTCCCCGCGGAGGCACCGGACGCCCGGCTTCCTCCGGCGGACAGCGCGGCGGACGCCCGGCAACCGGCCAGCGCGCCGCCGCGGGCGCGGGTGCAGGCTCGCGTTCAGGCGGCGGACAGCGCTCCGCCGGCGCCGGTGCGGCCAGCGGCGGCAACAAGGCTGTCTGGTCCTCCAACACCGGCGGCACCTCGGGCGGATCGTACTCCGGCGGCGGCAACGGCCGCTCCGGCGAGGGCCGTCCGGCACGCAGCGGCCCCCGCCGCGCATCCGCTCCGGCGTCGAACGAACGCCGCAGCCGCTAA
- a CDS encoding multidrug efflux SMR transporter, whose product MSWLILVLSGALEAVWAAALHRAAQARGSRRLVPAFVFLIAAAASTAGLAVAMQSIPTGTAYAVWVGVGVVLTSGYAIAAKVERPTAARIVLLCGITACVAGLKVVA is encoded by the coding sequence ATGTCATGGTTGATCCTCGTTCTTTCGGGGGCACTGGAAGCCGTCTGGGCCGCCGCCCTGCACCGCGCAGCACAGGCGAGGGGCTCGCGCCGGCTGGTCCCGGCCTTCGTCTTCCTGATCGCCGCCGCCGCCAGCACAGCCGGCCTGGCTGTCGCGATGCAGTCAATCCCGACCGGAACGGCATACGCCGTGTGGGTGGGGGTCGGCGTCGTGCTGACCTCCGGTTACGCAATCGCGGCCAAGGTGGAACGGCCGACGGCCGCCCGCATAGTCCTGCTGTGCGGGATCACTGCCTGCGTGGCCGGCCTGAAAGTGGTGGCCTGA
- a CDS encoding aldo/keto reductase, translating to MTAATVQLGDGLTVSPLGFGGMALTPVYGDVDPAEALRTLHHAVDAGVSFIDTADIYGSGSNEELIARLLKERRGEVQLATKFGLVGSPSAGYTDIRGDAAYVRQAVDRSLQRLGTDTIDLYYMHRRDLRVPIVETVEAMAGLVQAGKVRHLGLSEVTAEELREASSIHPIAAVQSEWSIWSRDVERNVVPAAAELGVGFVPYAPLGRGFLTGTVDTSALGSGDFRRKIPRFSDDAASANQGVVAAVQAIAAELSVDGQAATPAQVALAWLLAQGRKLGLPVVPIPGTRRTARIDENWGALALTLDFTAAQLEQLDAAADAVVGSRSADPNWVSEGRE from the coding sequence ATGACGGCAGCAACAGTCCAGCTCGGCGACGGCCTTACGGTCAGTCCCCTGGGTTTCGGGGGCATGGCCCTGACGCCCGTGTACGGCGACGTGGATCCGGCCGAAGCCCTCCGGACACTGCACCACGCGGTGGATGCCGGCGTCAGCTTCATCGACACGGCGGACATCTATGGCAGCGGCAGCAACGAGGAGCTGATTGCCCGGCTGCTCAAGGAGCGCCGCGGCGAAGTGCAGCTGGCCACCAAGTTCGGCCTCGTAGGCTCACCGTCGGCCGGCTATACCGATATCCGGGGTGATGCCGCCTACGTGCGCCAGGCCGTGGACCGCAGCCTGCAACGGCTGGGCACCGACACCATCGACCTGTACTACATGCACCGCCGTGACCTCCGCGTTCCGATTGTGGAAACCGTGGAAGCCATGGCGGGGCTGGTGCAGGCCGGTAAGGTCCGGCATCTGGGCCTGTCCGAAGTGACCGCCGAGGAGCTGCGCGAGGCCAGCAGCATCCACCCGATCGCCGCCGTCCAGAGCGAATGGTCCATCTGGAGCCGCGACGTGGAACGCAACGTCGTTCCGGCTGCGGCCGAACTCGGCGTCGGCTTCGTACCCTACGCGCCGCTGGGGCGCGGATTCCTCACCGGCACCGTGGACACCTCGGCGCTGGGCAGCGGCGACTTCCGCCGCAAGATCCCGCGCTTTTCCGACGACGCCGCCAGCGCCAACCAGGGTGTGGTGGCAGCGGTGCAGGCCATCGCTGCCGAGCTGAGCGTGGACGGGCAGGCAGCAACCCCGGCCCAGGTGGCGCTGGCCTGGCTGCTCGCCCAGGGCCGGAAGCTGGGACTGCCCGTGGTTCCGATTCCCGGCACGCGCAGGACGGCCCGGATCGACGAGAACTGGGGAGCACTGGCCCTCACGCTCGACTTCACCGCAGCGCAACTTGAGCAGCTCGACGCCGCCGCGGACGCCGTCGTGGGGTCCCGCTCGGCGGATCCCAACTGGGTGTCTGAGGGCCGGGAATAG
- a CDS encoding phosphoribosylanthranilate isomerase has protein sequence MFVKVCGLSTPESVLAAVGAGADAVGFVLTPSPRQVTPDRARELLVHVPAGVAAVGVFRHEPASDAVALARSAGLAWVQLHGKRTPDDVRAVHEAGLKVIRAVTMESGPEAFSSWGEELLLIDAAVPGSGAAWDYSSVQALGLAGREWLLAGGLAPTNVADAAVQAGAWGVDVSSGVEAARGVKDLDKVRAFVNAAKSV, from the coding sequence ATGTTCGTCAAGGTGTGCGGCCTCAGCACCCCCGAGTCCGTCCTGGCCGCTGTCGGAGCCGGCGCGGACGCCGTCGGTTTTGTCCTCACCCCCAGCCCGCGTCAGGTGACCCCGGACCGCGCCAGGGAACTCCTGGTACACGTTCCCGCGGGTGTCGCCGCGGTGGGTGTCTTTCGGCACGAGCCGGCCTCGGATGCTGTCGCACTGGCCCGCTCTGCCGGTCTGGCGTGGGTCCAGCTGCACGGCAAACGCACTCCGGACGATGTTCGGGCCGTGCATGAGGCCGGCCTGAAGGTCATCCGGGCCGTGACCATGGAGTCAGGCCCGGAGGCGTTCAGCAGCTGGGGCGAGGAGCTGCTTTTGATCGACGCTGCGGTGCCGGGGTCCGGGGCCGCGTGGGATTATTCGTCGGTCCAGGCGCTGGGTCTGGCTGGACGCGAGTGGCTTCTGGCCGGTGGGCTTGCCCCCACCAACGTTGCCGACGCCGCGGTGCAGGCGGGAGCGTGGGGTGTGGACGTATCCTCCGGCGTTGAAGCGGCCCGAGGCGTCAAAGATCTGGACAAGGTCCGCGCCTTCGTCAACGCGGCGAAATCGGTCTAG
- a CDS encoding glycosyltransferase family 2 protein, whose amino-acid sequence MSHAAAFPTISVVICSYTEDRWDRLMGALDSVRAQTRPPQQTIVVVDYNMDLYKRLIFTVPDVVIVENNGPKGLSGARNTGAAVAKATVVAFLDDDAEAAPDWIERLAAMYDDPDVLAVGGRVEPRWEAGRPGYFAEELDWIVGCTYRGMPKVAAEVRNVIGANMSFRADVVDRVGGFNPSLGRQNTLPLGCEETELCIRAVLGAPGSRVVYEPAAVVQHHVPAVRGTFRYMLSRSWSEGISKAQVSRIVGHKRALGPERRYIRQVLPRAVFAGIRGWFRGDDPAGLERAGAIVAVFAATATGYLRGRRLRAVPVAKTAPTPTDELWREVQ is encoded by the coding sequence ATGTCCCACGCCGCAGCCTTTCCCACGATTTCCGTGGTCATTTGCTCCTACACTGAGGACCGTTGGGACAGGTTGATGGGGGCGCTGGACTCCGTCCGGGCCCAGACCCGCCCCCCGCAGCAGACGATCGTCGTCGTCGACTACAACATGGACCTCTACAAGCGGCTGATCTTCACCGTCCCCGACGTGGTGATCGTCGAGAACAACGGGCCGAAGGGTCTCTCCGGTGCCCGCAACACTGGAGCCGCCGTCGCTAAGGCTACGGTGGTGGCCTTCCTCGACGACGACGCGGAAGCAGCCCCGGACTGGATCGAACGCCTCGCCGCCATGTATGACGATCCGGATGTGCTGGCAGTTGGCGGACGGGTTGAGCCGCGCTGGGAGGCCGGCCGGCCGGGGTACTTCGCGGAAGAGCTGGACTGGATTGTCGGCTGCACCTACCGGGGCATGCCCAAGGTCGCGGCTGAAGTCCGCAATGTCATTGGTGCGAACATGTCTTTCCGGGCTGACGTCGTGGACCGCGTCGGCGGGTTCAACCCCTCGCTGGGACGCCAAAACACCCTGCCCCTCGGCTGTGAAGAGACGGAGCTCTGCATCCGGGCCGTCCTTGGTGCCCCCGGCTCGCGGGTTGTCTACGAACCCGCAGCGGTCGTGCAGCACCACGTTCCGGCCGTGCGCGGTACGTTCCGCTATATGCTGTCGCGCTCCTGGTCGGAGGGGATCTCCAAGGCTCAGGTCAGCCGGATCGTGGGCCACAAGCGCGCTCTGGGACCTGAACGCCGCTACATCAGGCAGGTGCTGCCGCGGGCGGTCTTTGCCGGTATCCGCGGCTGGTTCCGGGGCGATGACCCCGCAGGCCTGGAGCGTGCAGGGGCGATCGTGGCCGTATTTGCCGCAACCGCAACCGGTTACCTGCGGGGCCGCCGCCTGCGTGCAGTTCCGGTGGCGAAAACAGCCCCGACGCCGACGGACGAGTTGTGGCGGGAAGTCCAGTGA
- a CDS encoding MBL fold metallo-hydrolase: MDSLIYDLRDITIRRISVSEMDNNVYLLTGKASGAQLLIDAADDLAAIQRLLGDAAADTSGTSKLELVATTHQHWDHVRALPGLVEATGVKTAAGTDDAPELPVPADVLVNDGDAVHFDGFDLTAVHLRGHTPGSIALVYRDPDGPAHIFSGDSLFPGGVGNTQKDPERFAQLLADVSERLFEIYPDDTVVHPGHGKPTTLGAERPHLEEWRARGW, translated from the coding sequence ATGGACTCGCTCATTTACGACCTACGTGACATCACCATCCGCCGGATCTCGGTCAGCGAGATGGACAACAACGTTTATCTGCTCACGGGCAAGGCCTCCGGCGCCCAGCTGCTGATCGACGCGGCCGATGACCTGGCCGCCATCCAGCGGCTGCTTGGGGACGCCGCCGCCGATACATCCGGGACGTCGAAGCTGGAGCTGGTTGCCACCACCCACCAGCACTGGGACCACGTCCGCGCGCTGCCGGGCCTTGTGGAGGCCACCGGCGTGAAGACGGCGGCCGGGACGGACGATGCCCCGGAGCTACCGGTGCCGGCGGATGTGCTGGTCAACGACGGCGACGCCGTCCACTTCGACGGCTTCGACCTGACGGCCGTTCACCTGCGCGGCCACACGCCGGGTTCGATTGCCCTCGTGTACCGCGACCCGGACGGCCCGGCGCACATCTTCTCCGGCGACTCGCTGTTCCCCGGCGGCGTCGGCAACACCCAGAAGGATCCGGAACGGTTCGCCCAGCTGCTCGCCGATGTAAGCGAGCGGCTGTTCGAGATCTATCCGGACGACACGGTGGTGCACCCGGGCCACGGCAAGCCAACCACCCTCGGAGCCGAGCGCCCGCACCTGGAAGAGTGGCGCGCCCGCGGCTGGTAA
- a CDS encoding multidrug efflux SMR transporter: protein MSRPSALSWTILLCSAVLEAVWATALGLSDGFTRPLPTVVFAATATLSMVGLGVAVKRIPLGTAYAVWVGIGAALTVCWAMATGAEPASPLKLLFIAGIVGCAAGLKLLPVAEQTDPVAQKPPASPEPPHL from the coding sequence ATGTCCCGTCCGTCGGCGCTTTCCTGGACCATCCTGCTCTGCTCTGCCGTGCTGGAGGCAGTCTGGGCCACCGCGCTGGGGCTCTCCGACGGGTTCACCCGGCCGCTGCCCACCGTCGTCTTCGCCGCCACCGCCACCCTCAGCATGGTGGGTCTGGGGGTGGCCGTGAAACGCATCCCGCTCGGCACGGCGTATGCCGTGTGGGTGGGGATCGGCGCGGCACTGACGGTCTGCTGGGCCATGGCCACCGGTGCCGAACCCGCCAGTCCGCTGAAGCTGCTGTTCATCGCCGGAATCGTTGGCTGCGCGGCAGGCCTCAAGCTCCTGCCGGTGGCGGAGCAGACGGACCCGGTGGCGCAGAAGCCGCCCGCCTCCCCGGAACCTCCCCACCTTTAA
- a CDS encoding HutD family protein — MEIIRYAGLKPQPWRNGGGVTREVAAFRSPEADTAAPADIGAAPAVRGQDAGWQWRVSIADVSKAGPFSPFPGMDRVLTVIEGDLLLLSVDGVEHPLEKYRPFRFSGDAASSGTLPTGDVRNLNVITRSGAFKGYTSIVELSKKRAHPVFEGQLGILLQGQATVSPGIAVAGSGAEPDPASASGTDLPAGPETLERYDAVVGSDTATPEILGRGFLAVVSIDQVAGGL; from the coding sequence ATGGAAATCATCCGCTACGCCGGCCTGAAACCCCAACCGTGGCGCAACGGCGGCGGGGTGACCAGGGAAGTGGCCGCGTTCCGCTCCCCTGAAGCGGACACAGCGGCTCCGGCGGACATCGGCGCCGCGCCCGCCGTCCGGGGCCAGGACGCCGGCTGGCAGTGGCGGGTCAGTATCGCCGACGTTTCCAAGGCTGGCCCGTTCTCCCCCTTTCCCGGTATGGACCGCGTTCTGACCGTCATCGAGGGGGACCTGCTGCTCCTGAGCGTGGACGGCGTCGAGCATCCGCTCGAGAAGTACCGCCCGTTCCGGTTTTCCGGCGACGCCGCCTCCTCCGGTACCCTGCCCACCGGTGATGTCCGCAACCTCAACGTGATCACCCGCAGCGGCGCCTTCAAGGGATACACGTCAATCGTCGAGCTTTCCAAGAAAAGGGCCCATCCCGTGTTCGAAGGCCAGCTCGGCATCCTGCTCCAGGGCCAGGCCACAGTCAGCCCGGGCATTGCTGTCGCGGGGTCCGGGGCGGAACCCGACCCTGCATCGGCCAGCGGTACGGACCTGCCTGCCGGGCCGGAGACACTCGAGCGCTACGACGCCGTCGTCGGCTCAGACACGGCCACGCCGGAGATCCTGGGCCGGGGGTTCCTGGCCGTGGTGTCCATTGACCAGGTGGCGGGCGGGTTGTGA
- a CDS encoding glycoside hydrolase family 16 protein, with product MEDFTAGDVPLGAFPGPLYEERWTEGYKDGTPDTARQLYGTKTGYYPTKVLSVQNGMLDWFLHSENGIIMGAAPAPKFPNASINPPRANSLLYGRYSVRYRADPMPGYKTAWLLWPDSGVWPRDGEIDFPEGDLSRIIYGAFHFARPVDAFAKFDSDQSASSWHVATTEWSPGRVEFFLDGRSLGASTTDVPSAPMHLVLQTESCLTGCPAPETQGHVYLDWISIWVPA from the coding sequence ATGGAGGATTTCACCGCGGGCGACGTCCCGCTCGGCGCCTTCCCGGGGCCGTTGTACGAAGAGCGTTGGACTGAGGGTTACAAAGACGGCACGCCGGACACTGCACGGCAACTTTACGGCACCAAAACGGGCTACTACCCAACCAAAGTGCTCAGCGTCCAAAACGGAATGTTGGACTGGTTCCTGCACTCCGAAAACGGGATCATTATGGGGGCAGCGCCCGCCCCCAAGTTTCCCAACGCCAGCATTAACCCGCCGCGCGCCAACAGCCTCCTTTACGGGCGATACTCCGTTCGCTACCGTGCTGACCCGATGCCCGGGTACAAGACGGCATGGCTCCTATGGCCTGACAGCGGCGTCTGGCCTCGGGACGGTGAAATCGACTTTCCCGAGGGTGATCTCTCCAGGATAATTTACGGCGCGTTTCACTTTGCTAGACCCGTTGATGCCTTCGCAAAATTTGACTCTGACCAGTCAGCAAGTTCGTGGCACGTCGCCACAACGGAGTGGAGCCCAGGGCGGGTTGAGTTTTTCCTTGACGGTCGGTCCCTCGGCGCAAGTACCACCGACGTGCCGTCGGCGCCTATGCACCTCGTCCTGCAGACCGAATCCTGCCTTACGGGATGCCCCGCCCCGGAAACCCAGGGCCACGTCTATCTGGACTGGATCAGTATCTGGGTGCCGGCCTAG
- a CDS encoding glycosyltransferase, producing the protein MVQLDVSVIVPARNAAAWLRECLESITGQGPREVIVVDGCSTDDTVAIARSLGARVLSDEGRGLPTARMLGVRSAQCDLVALIDADVVLPPGSLERLIREFEAGGFDGLQFGLASEADGPGYWGSALAWHHNHSRVRSWFGVCATLIRRDLLLSMGFDDSFISGEDVELRIRLEKDSYRIGVSSSTVVRHRFADTFAGARDQWEQDGSGIARTIRKHPARAGWMVVLPLLATVRGVGMSLVRAPRFLPYWPGFFLFNYRSMASEILRPAGQPLSVGGNAAWLAAARVAPMVAGFLFWALVALVLPPAQTGLGSVVISAALLTVQLGMFGVGPATLTLLPGETDGGRRLIATSLLTVATFSLAAALGLAAGTNAFGSGVGEAWEDPAVTVLFLATAVLAAVAYQLDHVGLAQERADRALIRSVVQSVVQLAVVAAAFILGIHQLSVVIAAVSAGALASVVVGLRQLRRAHVSPDWRHGLRSRHALKILKPGLPNHALMLADRAPGYLLPLIVAATLGPAATAAWYIVWMMASAVFFVPQSAGFSLQTALAGTRSRPGLVTSAIRASLLLTLVAGGMLVFVGPFLLRFLGRDYASAWVLIPILVPALLLSCITQVYYGLCRAQGRLFESTALAVCAAALVLAPAPPVAHTFGLAGVSTLWSLAQSAVALIASWRLFVLTRTKASPRAAQVPSSAGQEPTQMETP; encoded by the coding sequence GTGGTCCAACTCGACGTCTCGGTTATTGTTCCGGCCCGAAACGCTGCTGCCTGGCTGCGCGAATGCCTGGAGTCCATTACCGGGCAGGGGCCCCGTGAGGTGATCGTGGTTGACGGTTGTTCGACCGATGACACGGTGGCCATCGCCCGTTCCTTGGGGGCCCGGGTCCTCTCCGACGAGGGCCGGGGGCTGCCCACGGCGCGGATGCTGGGCGTCCGGAGCGCTCAGTGCGACCTGGTCGCGCTGATAGACGCTGACGTCGTCCTGCCGCCCGGCAGCCTGGAGCGGCTCATTCGCGAATTTGAGGCCGGCGGTTTTGACGGCCTCCAGTTCGGGCTTGCCAGCGAGGCCGACGGGCCCGGCTACTGGGGGTCGGCCCTGGCCTGGCACCACAACCACAGCCGGGTACGCTCCTGGTTCGGAGTCTGCGCCACGCTCATCCGCCGTGACTTGCTGCTGTCAATGGGATTCGATGACTCCTTCATCTCCGGGGAAGACGTTGAGCTGCGGATTCGTCTCGAGAAGGACAGCTACCGGATCGGCGTGTCGTCGTCGACCGTAGTGCGGCACCGGTTTGCCGACACCTTCGCCGGGGCACGCGACCAGTGGGAACAGGACGGTTCGGGAATCGCCCGAACCATCCGCAAACATCCCGCACGCGCTGGCTGGATGGTGGTACTCCCCCTGCTCGCTACCGTCCGCGGCGTAGGAATGTCGCTGGTAAGGGCACCCCGCTTCCTGCCGTACTGGCCGGGCTTCTTCCTCTTCAACTACCGCTCCATGGCCAGCGAAATCCTGCGCCCTGCCGGACAGCCGCTATCTGTGGGCGGGAACGCGGCGTGGCTGGCCGCGGCGAGGGTGGCCCCGATGGTGGCCGGCTTCCTGTTCTGGGCCCTGGTGGCCCTCGTGCTGCCTCCCGCGCAGACCGGCCTGGGGTCCGTGGTGATCTCGGCGGCCCTCCTCACCGTGCAGCTGGGCATGTTCGGAGTGGGTCCGGCCACGTTGACGCTGTTGCCTGGCGAAACCGACGGCGGCCGTCGCCTCATCGCCACGAGTCTGCTCACCGTGGCGACCTTTTCCCTCGCTGCGGCTCTCGGGCTCGCGGCCGGCACAAATGCATTCGGTTCGGGCGTCGGGGAGGCGTGGGAGGACCCCGCGGTGACGGTGTTGTTTCTCGCCACAGCAGTCCTTGCCGCCGTCGCCTACCAGCTGGACCACGTCGGCCTTGCCCAGGAACGCGCTGACCGGGCGCTCATCCGCAGCGTGGTTCAAAGCGTGGTCCAGCTCGCCGTGGTGGCGGCTGCTTTTATCCTTGGAATCCATCAACTGTCGGTCGTGATCGCCGCGGTCTCTGCCGGCGCGCTGGCCAGCGTGGTCGTCGGGCTGCGCCAGCTCCGCCGGGCCCACGTCTCCCCCGACTGGCGGCATGGGCTACGGTCACGGCACGCCCTCAAAATCCTGAAGCCCGGGCTGCCCAACCATGCCCTGATGCTTGCTGACCGTGCGCCCGGATACCTTCTTCCCCTGATCGTCGCAGCCACCCTGGGACCCGCAGCGACAGCAGCTTGGTACATCGTGTGGATGATGGCCTCGGCTGTGTTCTTCGTGCCGCAGTCGGCCGGGTTTTCGCTCCAGACCGCGCTGGCGGGTACGCGTTCCCGGCCCGGGCTTGTCACCTCGGCCATCCGAGCCAGTCTTCTGCTCACGCTGGTGGCCGGTGGGATGCTGGTGTTTGTCGGCCCCTTCCTGCTCCGTTTCCTCGGCCGGGATTACGCCTCAGCATGGGTGCTGATTCCCATCCTCGTTCCCGCGCTCCTCCTGAGCTGCATCACGCAGGTCTACTACGGGCTGTGCCGGGCACAGGGCCGACTCTTTGAATCCACAGCTCTCGCCGTGTGCGCCGCGGCCCTAGTTCTGGCACCCGCTCCGCCAGTGGCACATACATTTGGCCTCGCGGGTGTCTCCACGCTGTGGTCCCTGGCGCAATCCGCGGTTGCCTTGATCGCCAGCTGGCGCCTGTTCGTACTGACCCGCACCAAGGCGTCCCCTCGGGCCGCCCAAGTTCCTTCGTCCGCAGGCCAAGAGCCGACCCAGATGGAGACACCATGA
- a CDS encoding glycosyltransferase family 2 protein, whose protein sequence is MVIPTLNEAMNLPWVLRRMPAYVDEVVIVDGRSLDCTVDVARALRMDVVVVAEPRSGKGNAVRAGFAAASGDIIVMLDGDGSMDPQEIGWLVTPLQHEYDFVKASRYVTGGGSDDLTRLRSSGNRVLTKLANAVLHSGFSDLCYGYIALRRECVEILELQSDGFEIETELIVRASRAGLRIAEVPSHELCRISGKSNLHTFRDGWRVLRTLAMGTRSLGGAHRRRPPRSPASGQIQVPQRDVPAHPN, encoded by the coding sequence GTGGTCATTCCTACCCTCAATGAGGCAATGAACCTGCCGTGGGTGCTCCGCCGGATGCCGGCATACGTGGATGAAGTGGTCATAGTCGACGGGCGTTCCCTGGACTGCACCGTCGATGTTGCGCGTGCCCTGCGGATGGACGTCGTGGTTGTAGCCGAACCTCGCTCGGGCAAGGGCAACGCCGTGCGGGCGGGATTTGCCGCTGCTTCCGGCGACATCATTGTCATGCTCGACGGCGACGGCAGCATGGATCCGCAGGAAATCGGCTGGCTCGTCACGCCGCTCCAGCACGAATACGATTTCGTCAAGGCCTCCCGATACGTCACCGGCGGCGGCTCGGATGACCTGACCAGGCTGCGGAGCTCCGGCAATCGGGTGCTGACCAAGTTGGCCAACGCCGTCCTGCACAGCGGCTTCTCGGACCTTTGCTACGGATACATTGCCCTGCGCCGGGAATGCGTGGAGATCCTGGAACTGCAGTCCGACGGCTTTGAAATCGAGACCGAGCTGATTGTCCGGGCCTCAAGAGCAGGGCTGCGGATAGCCGAGGTCCCCAGCCACGAGTTGTGCAGGATCTCCGGAAAGTCCAACCTGCACACCTTCCGCGACGGGTGGCGGGTATTGCGCACCCTCGCCATGGGAACGCGTTCTCTGGGAGGCGCCCACCGCCGGCGCCCGCCCCGAAGCCCTGCGTCGGGTCAAATACAAGTACCCCAGCGAGATGTTCCCGCACATCCCAACTGA